CGCTTCTGGGGCTTATCTCCCCAAAAGATGCTTTTGTGGGTCTGAGCAGTAATGCGGTGGTATCCATTATTGCCGTGATCATCATGGGCGCCGGTCTTGACAAGACCGGCGTGATGAACCAGGTGGCCAGCCCGATCATAAAGATTGCCGGCAAAAGCGAAAGCCGCATTATTACCTTTATCGGTGGCACGGTTGGACTCATTTCGGCCCTGATGCAGAACATCGGCGCTGCTGCCCTGTTTCTGCCGGCCGCCCAGCGCATTGCAAAGCGCATCGGCCTTCCGGTTTCCCGAATTCTGATGCCCATGGGATTTTGCGCCATTATCGGCGGCACTCTGACCCTGGTGGGTGCCAGCCCCACGATTTTGTTAAACGACCTGATGACCATCGGCGGGGAAAAGCTTGAGCCCTTTGGGCTGTTTACACAGACCCCCATTGGTATCTGCCTGCTGATTTCTGCCATCGTTTATTTCATTGTTTTCGGCCGGTTTATTCTGCCGGCCAGCAAGGGTGAGAGCGACGAAGGCGTCACCAACGCCCTGATGCAGGCTTACCGGGCCTTTGAAACCATTTATGAGATTCATATTCCCGAAGACGCCAAAACCACGGGTACCCTGGCTGATCTTGGGGTGCAGACCCGATACCTGGTCACGGCGGTGGCCGTGGGGCACGCCGCTGAAAAAGACAAAAATTTCGTGCCCAGAAGTTCAGAGGAACTCCGGCCCGGAGATGATCTTGCGGTCGTGGGCCGGCGCAAAAACGTCATGAAAATGGCCGACGAAATGGGCTGGGAAGTAAAAGACACCCTGGAGTCTTTTGCCGAAACCCTTTCCAGAACCAGTGCGGGCATGGCCGAAACCATTGTTTCCCCCAGATCCGAGCTCATCGGCAAGACCATGAGCGAAGTGGATTTCAAAACGATTTACGGAGTCACGCCCCTGGCCCTTTTCAAGGGCAACCGGATTTACTATTCCGGCTTGACGCATATCACGCTAAACATGGGCGACACGCTTCTGCTGTTTGGCCCATGGGAGCGGTTTCACATCCTGAAAAATCATCCCCAGCCCAGATCCCTGACCTTTTCCACGCCCCTTGAGGGTGAAATCCTCCGGCCGGAAAAAGCCAAGCTGGCCCTGGTATGGCTCGGGGTGGCCCTGCTGCAGGTGATTTTTTTGAAAATGCAGCTCTCCGTGGCGTTGATGTCCGGAGCCCTGGGTATGATCATTACCGGGGTGTTGAAAATTGATGAGGCCTACAGGGCCGTTGACTGGATGACCGTTTTTCTGCTGGCGGGCCTGATCCCCCTGGGCATGGCTTTTGAGCAGACAGGCACGGCGGCTTATATTGCCGAAGGTGTGCTCGGGGTGCTCGGCGAGCCTGCCCCCATTGTGCTTTTGGGCGTCATCGGCCTGATGACCTCGTTTTTTACACTGGTGATCTCCAATGTCGGGGCAACGGTGCTGCTGGTGCCCCTGTGCATGAACATGGCCATGATGGCCGGGGGTGATCCGCGGATGGCAGCCCTGGTTGTGGGACTGTCTGCCTCCAATACCTTTGTGCTGCCCACCCACCAGGTCAATGCGCTGGTCATGCGGCCGGGCAGTTACCGAACAGTGGATTATGCAAAGGCCGGAGCCGGCATGACGGTTCTGTTTCTTGCAGTGGAACTTGCGGTGCTATATTTCTTCTACGGCATTTAAAAAAAACTAAATCTGCGTTACGCGCGATTTCTCAGAATTTCACGTACGGCTAACTACGCTGCATTCTTCGAAATCGCGCAAGCCTTGATCTTGAACTTTTTACGGCGCCATCTGAAAATCGACTTTTTACAGGCGCATCAAAGTTAAAAAACCCGGCCCTGAATCAGAGGGCCGGGTTTTTTGCGCATAAAGCTGAAAAAGCTTTGTGTACGTGTATCCAGCCTGTGGTCTTACTTGTCTTCCAGCGCCGACCACGGCGAAGTGCTGTAACGCTCGGTTTTGGCTGCCCGGATCCGCTCTTCCTGCTCGGCTTTTCGCTGATAGGCGTTGTGGATTTTTTTTACCAGCTCTTCGGTGTCACAGGGTTTCATCAGGTAGTCAAACGCGCCCTGTTTCATCCCGTCAATTGCTGATTCCACAGTGGCGTGTCCGGTTAACATGATGACCTCGGTCAGGGGGCGATGCTGCTTGATTCGCTTTAGCACCTCGTTTCCATCCATTCCGGGCATTGCCACATCCAGGATGACAACATCATAGAGATACTGCCGGATGTTTTCCACCGCCTCCTCGCCGCTGAAGCAGACGCTGACATCATAGTCCCGGATTTTCAAGCGTTCCGAGAGCTGTTCAACAAACTGCTGCTCATCATCAACAAGCAGTACCCTTGTTTTCATGGAATTCCTCCTGTGCACTTAAAGATGTATCGGGTCATGTTTGATGGCGCCATCTGAAAATCGACTTTTTACAAAGCCATCATGTTTTATTTTTGTATGATTATAATCCTACATTAATTTGTCTTTTTCCCCTTGTCTATAATTTTAATATCTCTTTTGGGGGCTTTGGCTTTCGTCAAAAGGTTCAGCCGCATATGCGGATTCGATTTTTTGCTGGTATGCTTTTTGGATGCTTTTCACCAGGGTGTCCACATCAACGGGTTTCTGCAGATAATCAAATGCCCCGAGGCGCCTGGCTTGTTCCTCGTCCTTATATGATCCGTGACCGGTCAGGATGATCACCTGGGCCTCCGGGTTTGTCTTTTTTACGCGTTCCAGGACCTCCATGCCGTCTATTCCGGGCATGCGCAGATC
Above is a window of Desulfosalsimonas propionicica DNA encoding:
- a CDS encoding response regulator — its product is MAGEVNGETAIRILLVDDEEEFVTTLSERMEMRGFDASVAFDGQKAMETLKTRVPDVMVLDLRMPGIDGMEVLERVKKTNPEAQVIILTGHGSYKDEEQARRLGAFDYLQKPVDVDTLVKSIQKAYQQKIESAYAAEPFDESQSPQKRY
- a CDS encoding SLC13 family permease, producing the protein MTPEMLLTMIVLVFVIVLFVFEWVRVDVVGILMMVLLPLLGLISPKDAFVGLSSNAVVSIIAVIIMGAGLDKTGVMNQVASPIIKIAGKSESRIITFIGGTVGLISALMQNIGAAALFLPAAQRIAKRIGLPVSRILMPMGFCAIIGGTLTLVGASPTILLNDLMTIGGEKLEPFGLFTQTPIGICLLISAIVYFIVFGRFILPASKGESDEGVTNALMQAYRAFETIYEIHIPEDAKTTGTLADLGVQTRYLVTAVAVGHAAEKDKNFVPRSSEELRPGDDLAVVGRRKNVMKMADEMGWEVKDTLESFAETLSRTSAGMAETIVSPRSELIGKTMSEVDFKTIYGVTPLALFKGNRIYYSGLTHITLNMGDTLLLFGPWERFHILKNHPQPRSLTFSTPLEGEILRPEKAKLALVWLGVALLQVIFLKMQLSVALMSGALGMIITGVLKIDEAYRAVDWMTVFLLAGLIPLGMAFEQTGTAAYIAEGVLGVLGEPAPIVLLGVIGLMTSFFTLVISNVGATVLLVPLCMNMAMMAGGDPRMAALVVGLSASNTFVLPTHQVNALVMRPGSYRTVDYAKAGAGMTVLFLAVELAVLYFFYGI
- a CDS encoding sigma-54-dependent transcriptional regulator, whose translation is MKTRVLLVDDEQQFVEQLSERLKIRDYDVSVCFSGEEAVENIRQYLYDVVILDVAMPGMDGNEVLKRIKQHRPLTEVIMLTGHATVESAIDGMKQGAFDYLMKPCDTEELVKKIHNAYQRKAEQEERIRAAKTERYSTSPWSALEDK